From a single Bacillus sp. (in: firmicutes) genomic region:
- a CDS encoding ribonuclease J: MNTRTNESIKIIPLGGMGEVGKNMYVVEIDHEMFIVDAGIKIPEDEMFGIDLVIPDITYLEEQKHRIKGIFLTHGHEDAIGALSYVLRKIKAPVYGTKLTVALAKEKLKEQEYRGEAKFYTIHSKTRLHFDTVDVSFFRTTHTIPDSVGVCFHTSEGAIVVTGDFKFDQGAAPLYQADIGKMAKIGEEGVLCLLSDSTEAERPGYSTSDAAIAREMSDAFHSAKGRIIVASYAANLNRIQQVLDAAYENYRKVAFVGKSIKRVFDIAHQLGYLSVHEDTIIPIQDIDQYPDDEIALLTTGSHGEPLEALQKMAKQSHKQVNIKQGDTVLITATPTPNMELAMYKTVDMLYRAGAMVIMNSRKAYASGHGSQEELKMMINLMKPKFFIPIQGEYRMLKAHAKLAQSVGVKKEHIYIPDKGEIVEIRNGTIRPGGRVPAGNVLIDGIGVGDVGNIVLRDRKLLSEDGIFIVVVTLNKKEKKIASGPEIISRGFVYVRESEHLMEESISLVKGIVERNLSKESFEWSNIKQEIRDSLNQYLFDQTKRRPMILPIIMEI, translated from the coding sequence TTGAATACACGAACGAACGAAAGCATCAAAATTATTCCACTTGGAGGAATGGGAGAAGTAGGAAAAAACATGTACGTGGTGGAAATAGACCACGAAATGTTTATTGTTGATGCGGGTATAAAGATTCCAGAGGACGAAATGTTTGGAATCGATTTAGTCATTCCTGATATTACTTATTTGGAAGAGCAGAAACACCGCATTAAAGGCATTTTTTTAACACACGGTCATGAAGATGCCATCGGAGCTTTATCTTACGTCCTGAGGAAAATTAAAGCGCCAGTGTACGGGACAAAATTAACAGTCGCTTTAGCCAAAGAAAAATTAAAAGAACAAGAATACCGTGGAGAGGCTAAGTTTTATACGATTCATTCCAAAACGCGACTTCATTTTGATACCGTGGACGTTTCATTCTTCCGCACGACCCATACAATACCTGATTCGGTCGGTGTTTGCTTCCATACGTCTGAAGGAGCCATTGTCGTTACGGGAGATTTTAAATTTGACCAAGGAGCGGCTCCGTTATATCAAGCAGACATAGGGAAAATGGCGAAAATCGGAGAAGAAGGGGTACTTTGTTTGTTATCTGATAGTACAGAAGCGGAAAGACCGGGCTATTCGACGTCGGATGCGGCCATTGCCCGTGAAATGTCGGATGCCTTCCACTCAGCAAAAGGGCGAATCATTGTCGCTTCGTATGCAGCGAATTTAAACCGCATCCAACAAGTGTTAGATGCAGCGTATGAAAATTATCGTAAAGTCGCGTTTGTAGGAAAAAGCATTAAACGAGTATTTGATATTGCTCATCAGCTCGGATATTTAAGCGTTCATGAAGATACGATTATTCCAATCCAAGACATTGATCAATATCCAGATGATGAAATTGCGCTGTTAACAACAGGGTCTCACGGTGAACCTTTAGAAGCATTACAAAAAATGGCGAAACAATCGCATAAACAAGTGAATATTAAGCAAGGTGACACCGTTTTAATTACCGCAACACCAACACCAAATATGGAGTTAGCGATGTATAAAACGGTCGATATGTTGTATCGGGCGGGAGCAATGGTTATTATGAACTCTCGGAAAGCGTATGCTTCAGGACACGGTAGCCAAGAAGAACTAAAAATGATGATTAACTTAATGAAACCAAAATTTTTCATCCCGATTCAAGGTGAATATCGTATGTTAAAAGCCCATGCGAAGTTGGCTCAATCAGTAGGGGTGAAAAAAGAACATATTTATATCCCAGATAAAGGAGAAATCGTTGAAATTCGTAATGGTACTATTCGACCAGGTGGCCGTGTACCTGCAGGCAACGTGTTAATTGATGGTATTGGTGTAGGCGATGTGGGGAACATTGTATTGCGTGACCGAAAATTACTTTCAGAAGACGGTATTTTTATTGTGGTTGTTACATTGAATAAGAAAGAGAAGAAAATTGCTTCAGGACCGGAAATCATTTCGCGTGGGTTTGTCTATGTTCGTGAATCCGAACATTTAATGGAAGAATCGATCAGTTTAGTAAAAGGGATTGTAGAACGGAACCTGTCCAAAGAATCCTTTGAATGGTCGAATATTAAACAAGAAATCCGTGATTCGTTAAATCAATATTTGTTTGATCAAACGAAACGAAGACCAATGATATTACCAATTATTATGGAAATATAA
- a CDS encoding ClpP family protease: MNHQWEAQQESPSKEEKKSELVEKIQQLGATNVPQLSPETNIHCLTIVGQIEGHMQLPPQNKTTKYEHIIPQLVAIEQNPKIEGLLVVLNTVGGDVEAGLAISEMLASLSKPTVSIVLGGGHSIGVPIAVSCDYSFIAETATMTIHPIRLTGLVIGVPQTFEYLDKMQERVVRFVVKHSKISEETFKDLMFAKGNLTRDIGTNVVGADAVKFGLIDEVGGIGMAMNKLNELIEINKKEGMVQ; the protein is encoded by the coding sequence ATGAATCACCAGTGGGAAGCACAGCAAGAATCACCATCGAAAGAAGAAAAGAAATCGGAGCTTGTAGAAAAAATTCAACAGCTGGGTGCCACAAATGTACCCCAGTTATCTCCAGAGACGAATATCCATTGCTTAACAATTGTTGGACAAATTGAAGGACATATGCAGCTTCCACCTCAAAATAAAACAACCAAATATGAGCATATTATTCCGCAGCTTGTCGCCATTGAGCAAAACCCAAAAATTGAAGGATTACTCGTTGTGTTAAACACGGTAGGTGGAGACGTTGAAGCCGGTTTAGCTATTTCTGAGATGCTCGCCTCCCTTTCAAAGCCAACGGTCTCCATTGTGCTAGGGGGAGGACATTCCATTGGGGTGCCGATTGCGGTCTCGTGTGATTATTCTTTTATTGCCGAAACAGCGACGATGACCATTCACCCGATACGCTTAACAGGATTAGTCATTGGAGTTCCCCAAACGTTTGAATATTTAGATAAGATGCAAGAGAGAGTGGTACGTTTTGTCGTCAAACATTCCAAAATTTCAGAGGAAACATTTAAAGATTTAATGTTTGCGAAAGGAAATCTAACTAGGGACATTGGAACAAATGTCGTTGGCGCTGACGCAGTGAAATTCGGATTAATTGATGAAGTAGGTGGAATTGGAATGGCCATGAATAAACTCAACGAACTTATTGAAATAAACAAAAAGGAAGGGATGGTTCAATGA
- a CDS encoding YlzJ-like family protein, protein MILHTTVPYELMFPLPTNEYYKQKLVTFQGIPMIVEKEQERYRIVRILSSNPFHYMMEQYTPGQYISLN, encoded by the coding sequence ATGATTCTTCATACGACCGTTCCATACGAATTAATGTTTCCATTACCAACGAACGAATATTACAAGCAAAAGCTCGTCACCTTTCAAGGAATTCCGATGATTGTAGAAAAAGAACAGGAGCGTTATCGCATCGTTCGTATATTAAGCAGCAATCCCTTTCATTACATGATGGAACAATATACACCTGGGCAATATATTTCATTAAATTAA
- a CDS encoding DNA translocase FtsK, which translates to MSKKKKRSKKQIDMKRTIQFEIIGLLLMAISTISIVQLGAVGHAVVYFFRFFLGEWYMVGLIGMFAIAGYLMIERKVPFLFHRKLVGTYIILLSMLLLSHVKLFELLSNHGAIKNPSVITNTWELFWQEVKGETSTSDLGGGMVGAICFAVAYVLFDTSGTVLFSFVLMMVGAILITGKSFGEWIGKIGGKLFSFFTNQWSAFKQDMKQWTEKQAHKQKTKKQQKEQSSNEPAEDGEPSEEQLTIETSEPIISSFTEKVYDVEQENREAVEAQSSSSDNRKTTIKEDQKETEEEAVAPMTFAEVENEDYQLPPLHLLKRPKKADQSSEYELIHANAAKLERTFQSFGVKARVTQVHLGPAVTKYEVHPDVGVKVSKIVSLSDDLALALAAKDIRIEAPIPGKSAIGIEVPNSEVAVVSLREVLESKENDKPDAKLLIGLGRDITGEAVLAELNKMPHLLVAGATGSGKSVCINGIITSILMRAKPHEVKLMMIDPKMVELNVYNGIPHLLAPVVTDAKKASQALKKVVSEMERRYELFSHTGTRNIEGYNEFVKRHNLETGEKQPLLPYIVVIVDELADLMMVASNDVEDSITRLAQMARAAGIHLIIATQRPSVDVITGVIKANIPSRIAFAVSSQTDSRTILDMGGAEKLLGRGDMLFLPVGASKPIRVQGAFLSDEEVEEVVNFVISQQKAQYQEEMIPDDQPDATEDVDDDLYEEAVQLVAEMQTASVSMLQRRFRIGYTRAARLIDEMEARGIVGPYEGSKPRAVLIPKPSEEQTS; encoded by the coding sequence ATGTCAAAGAAGAAGAAGCGGTCGAAGAAGCAAATAGATATGAAACGGACAATTCAATTTGAAATTATCGGATTATTATTGATGGCTATTAGCACGATTTCTATTGTACAACTAGGTGCCGTAGGTCATGCAGTAGTTTACTTTTTTCGTTTTTTCTTAGGAGAATGGTACATGGTGGGCTTAATTGGCATGTTTGCTATAGCAGGGTATTTGATGATTGAACGAAAAGTACCATTCTTATTCCACCGAAAGCTAGTTGGAACGTACATTATTCTTTTAAGTATGTTACTTTTAAGTCATGTGAAGCTGTTCGAATTGTTGTCTAATCATGGTGCAATCAAGAATCCTAGTGTCATAACAAATACGTGGGAATTATTTTGGCAAGAAGTGAAAGGAGAAACGTCAACCTCCGATTTAGGAGGGGGAATGGTTGGTGCGATTTGTTTTGCCGTAGCCTATGTATTGTTTGATACAAGTGGAACGGTCCTATTTTCCTTTGTTCTTATGATGGTCGGGGCCATTCTGATTACAGGGAAGTCGTTTGGTGAGTGGATTGGAAAAATTGGTGGAAAACTTTTCTCCTTTTTCACAAATCAATGGTCTGCTTTTAAACAAGATATGAAGCAATGGACAGAAAAACAAGCGCATAAGCAGAAAACAAAAAAACAACAAAAGGAACAATCTAGTAATGAACCAGCTGAAGATGGGGAACCTTCCGAGGAACAATTGACGATTGAAACGTCAGAGCCGATTATCTCAAGCTTTACTGAAAAAGTGTATGATGTTGAACAAGAAAATAGAGAAGCGGTTGAAGCTCAATCTTCATCGAGTGATAATAGGAAAACGACAATCAAAGAAGACCAAAAAGAAACAGAAGAAGAAGCTGTGGCACCAATGACCTTTGCAGAGGTAGAAAATGAAGATTATCAATTACCGCCACTTCATTTATTAAAACGACCGAAAAAAGCGGATCAATCAAGTGAATATGAATTAATTCATGCCAATGCCGCTAAACTCGAACGAACGTTCCAAAGCTTTGGGGTAAAAGCACGGGTGACCCAAGTTCATCTTGGCCCTGCCGTAACGAAATACGAAGTTCATCCAGATGTCGGAGTAAAAGTTAGTAAAATTGTGAGTTTAAGTGACGATTTAGCTTTAGCGTTAGCGGCAAAAGACATTCGTATTGAAGCTCCAATCCCTGGAAAATCGGCTATTGGTATTGAGGTGCCAAACTCAGAAGTGGCAGTAGTATCATTGCGAGAAGTGTTAGAATCGAAAGAAAACGATAAACCTGATGCGAAATTATTAATCGGACTTGGACGAGATATTACTGGAGAAGCGGTATTAGCCGAATTAAATAAAATGCCCCATTTATTAGTGGCAGGTGCAACAGGAAGTGGAAAAAGTGTTTGTATTAATGGAATTATTACAAGCATTTTAATGAGAGCGAAACCTCATGAAGTAAAGTTAATGATGATTGACCCGAAAATGGTTGAGCTTAATGTATATAACGGTATTCCACATTTATTAGCGCCAGTAGTGACCGATGCGAAAAAAGCATCCCAAGCATTAAAAAAAGTCGTTAGTGAAATGGAACGCCGCTACGAATTGTTTTCCCATACGGGTACGAGAAATATTGAAGGGTATAATGAGTTTGTGAAACGCCATAATTTAGAGACAGGTGAAAAACAACCACTGTTACCATATATTGTTGTCATTGTTGATGAGCTGGCAGACTTAATGATGGTTGCTTCCAATGATGTAGAAGATTCTATTACTCGGTTAGCCCAAATGGCAAGAGCGGCTGGTATTCATCTTATTATTGCGACACAACGACCATCCGTGGATGTCATCACAGGCGTCATTAAGGCTAATATTCCTTCACGTATTGCTTTTGCGGTATCGTCCCAAACGGACTCACGTACAATTTTGGACATGGGCGGAGCGGAAAAACTGTTAGGACGTGGTGATATGCTGTTCTTACCAGTTGGGGCATCGAAACCGATTCGTGTTCAAGGAGCTTTTCTGTCCGATGAAGAAGTAGAAGAAGTGGTAAACTTTGTTATCTCACAACAGAAGGCCCAATACCAAGAAGAAATGATTCCTGACGATCAACCAGATGCAACGGAAGACGTGGACGACGACTTATATGAAGAAGCTGTCCAATTAGTTGCTGAAATGCAAACAGCTTCCGTATCTATGCTTCAACGCCGATTCCGAATCGGTTATACACGAGCGGCTCGGCTGATTGATGAAATGGAAGCAAGAGGGATTGTCGGACCATATGAAGGAAGTAAGCCTCGAGCAGTATTAATTCCTAAACCATCAGAGGAACAAACATCATAA
- a CDS encoding GntR family transcriptional regulator, whose translation MSIKTDNRHLYLQVIDKLKKDIEAGVYKEKEKLPSEFDLSKQLGVSRATLREALRILEEENVIIRRHGVGTFVNSKPLFSSGIEQLNSVTNMIKQAGMEPGTIFLSSTTQGATEEDVRRFSCDLDDEFVLIERVRTANGDPVVYCLDKIPKKVFPENFTHKDGSIFNMLENEGDRKITHAVAQIEPLGYHEKISPILECEPETALLVLKQLHYDEMDEPILYSVNYFRADKFSFHVLRKRVF comes from the coding sequence ATGAGTATTAAAACAGATAACAGACATTTATACTTACAAGTCATTGACAAGTTAAAAAAAGATATTGAAGCAGGGGTGTACAAGGAAAAAGAAAAGCTTCCTTCTGAATTCGACCTTTCGAAGCAACTGGGTGTAAGTCGCGCGACATTACGTGAGGCTTTACGAATTTTGGAGGAAGAAAATGTGATTATCCGACGTCATGGTGTAGGGACATTTGTCAACTCCAAACCCTTGTTTTCATCAGGGATTGAGCAACTAAATAGCGTTACGAACATGATCAAGCAAGCAGGAATGGAACCAGGTACCATCTTCTTAAGTTCAACCACCCAAGGTGCCACAGAAGAGGATGTTCGCCGGTTTTCCTGTGACTTGGACGATGAGTTCGTCTTAATTGAGCGTGTTCGAACGGCTAACGGTGATCCAGTCGTCTATTGTTTAGACAAAATCCCTAAAAAAGTGTTTCCAGAAAATTTTACACATAAAGACGGCTCCATTTTTAACATGTTAGAGAATGAAGGGGACCGTAAAATTACACATGCCGTTGCCCAAATCGAACCGCTTGGGTATCACGAGAAAATTTCTCCGATTTTAGAATGTGAACCGGAGACGGCTTTGCTTGTACTTAAGCAGCTACACTATGATGAAATGGATGAGCCGATCCTCTATTCTGTGAACTATTTTCGGGCGGACAAGTTCAGCTTCCATGTTCTTAGAAAGAGGGTATTTTAA
- a CDS encoding BMP family protein has product MKKRKFGLALSLVLAAGTLLGACGTKDGETGAGNKEDTFSVAMVTDVGGVDDKSFNQSAWEGLQKFGADNGLEKGKGGYYYLQSASDADYKTNLNKLVRDNFDLIYGIGFLMTDAISEIADQKPEAHFAIVDSVVEKPNVASITFKEHEGSFLVGVVAGLTTKTNKIGFVGGMEIPLIEKFESGFLAGVKAVNPEATVDVQYAGAFDQADKGKAIASSMYANGIDVIYHAAGATGNGVFSEAKDLKTKDPNREIWVIGVDKDQAPEGVVTVNDTTYNVTLTSMVKRVDVAVYDLATKAMNGEFPGGEVIEYGLDQDGVGIAPTQDNISEEVLTEVESWKQKIINGEIQVPKTREEYKEFEASL; this is encoded by the coding sequence ATGAAAAAGCGTAAATTTGGACTAGCACTTTCACTTGTTCTTGCAGCTGGAACTCTTTTAGGCGCATGCGGAACGAAAGATGGAGAGACTGGAGCTGGAAACAAAGAAGACACATTCTCTGTAGCGATGGTTACGGACGTTGGAGGCGTGGATGATAAATCCTTCAACCAGTCCGCATGGGAAGGATTACAAAAATTCGGTGCAGACAATGGTCTTGAAAAAGGTAAAGGTGGATATTATTACTTACAATCTGCAAGTGATGCGGATTATAAAACAAACTTAAATAAATTAGTACGCGATAACTTTGATTTAATTTACGGTATTGGTTTCTTAATGACTGATGCGATTTCCGAAATTGCAGACCAAAAACCTGAAGCTCATTTCGCGATTGTTGACTCTGTTGTTGAAAAACCAAACGTAGCAAGCATTACTTTTAAAGAGCACGAAGGTTCATTCCTTGTAGGTGTTGTTGCTGGATTAACGACAAAAACAAACAAAATTGGTTTCGTTGGTGGTATGGAAATTCCATTAATTGAAAAATTCGAAAGCGGATTCCTCGCTGGTGTAAAAGCTGTAAACCCTGAAGCAACTGTTGATGTACAATATGCAGGAGCGTTCGACCAAGCGGACAAAGGTAAAGCGATTGCATCAAGCATGTATGCGAATGGAATCGACGTTATTTACCATGCGGCAGGAGCAACTGGTAACGGTGTTTTCTCTGAAGCAAAAGACTTAAAAACAAAAGATCCGAACCGTGAGATTTGGGTAATTGGTGTTGACAAAGACCAAGCGCCTGAAGGTGTTGTAACAGTTAATGACACAACATACAACGTAACATTAACTTCGATGGTTAAACGTGTTGACGTAGCTGTTTATGATTTAGCTACGAAAGCAATGAACGGAGAATTCCCTGGTGGAGAGGTAATCGAATACGGTCTTGACCAAGATGGTGTTGGTATTGCTCCAACTCAAGACAACATTTCAGAAGAGGTACTAACTGAAGTTGAAAGCTGGAAACAAAAAATCATTAACGGAGAAATTCAAGTTCCGAAAACTCGTGAAGAGTATAAAGAATTTGAAGCTTCTTTATAA
- a CDS encoding ABC transporter ATP-binding protein: MEYVIEMLNIRKEFGNFVANDNITLQVKQGEIHALLGENGAGKSTLMNVLFGLYQPEAGEIRVKGKSVKITDPNVANELGIGMVHQHFMLVDTFTVTENIILGSEPTKGGTIDIKKAEQEVRELSERYGLAVDPTAKIADISVGMQQRVEILKTLYRGADILIFDEPTAVLTPQEIQELIQIMKALVKEGKSIILITHKLKEIMEVCDRVTVIRRGKGIGTLNVSDTNPTELAELMVGRQVQFTTDKEPAKPKDNVLEIKDLVVKDARGVTTVNELNLTVRAGEIVGIAGVDGNGQSELIEAITGLQKVESGSILLNGKDITNLPPRKVTEAGVGHIPQDRHKHGLVLDFPIGENMVLQTYYKEPYSKNGILNFKNIYEKARQLIKEFDVRTPDEYTKARALSGGNQQKAIIGREVDRNPDLLIAAQPTRGLDVGAIEFIHKRLIEQRDQGKAVLLVSFELDEIMNVSDRIAVIYEGKIVAIVDPKETDEQELGLLMAGSKRKEEGVSS; encoded by the coding sequence GTGGAATATGTAATTGAGATGCTCAATATCCGCAAAGAGTTTGGGAATTTTGTGGCGAATGATAATATTACGCTCCAAGTTAAACAAGGAGAAATTCATGCGCTTTTAGGTGAAAACGGTGCTGGTAAATCGACATTAATGAACGTTCTTTTCGGCTTGTACCAGCCAGAAGCAGGCGAAATTCGCGTTAAAGGGAAATCGGTAAAGATTACCGATCCTAATGTCGCTAATGAATTAGGAATTGGAATGGTTCATCAGCATTTTATGCTTGTCGATACATTTACGGTAACTGAAAACATTATTTTAGGTAGTGAACCGACAAAAGGTGGAACAATCGATATAAAAAAGGCAGAACAAGAAGTTCGTGAGCTTTCTGAGCGATATGGATTAGCGGTTGATCCAACAGCGAAAATTGCTGATATTTCCGTTGGGATGCAGCAACGAGTTGAGATTTTAAAAACATTATACCGCGGGGCAGACATCTTAATTTTTGACGAACCGACAGCGGTGTTAACACCTCAAGAAATTCAAGAATTGATTCAAATTATGAAAGCCCTTGTAAAAGAAGGAAAGTCGATCATTTTAATCACACACAAACTGAAAGAAATTATGGAAGTGTGCGATCGCGTGACCGTTATTCGCCGTGGAAAGGGGATTGGTACGTTAAATGTATCGGATACAAACCCAACTGAATTAGCGGAATTAATGGTCGGTCGCCAAGTTCAATTTACAACGGACAAAGAACCTGCTAAGCCAAAGGACAATGTGCTTGAAATTAAAGATTTAGTTGTCAAAGACGCACGTGGAGTAACAACAGTAAATGAATTAAATTTAACCGTTCGTGCAGGAGAAATCGTTGGTATCGCTGGTGTTGACGGTAACGGTCAATCCGAACTTATCGAAGCCATCACGGGTTTACAAAAGGTGGAATCCGGTTCCATATTACTTAATGGAAAGGATATAACGAATTTACCGCCACGGAAAGTGACAGAAGCGGGGGTTGGTCATATCCCTCAAGACCGTCATAAACATGGTCTCGTACTCGATTTTCCGATTGGCGAAAACATGGTTTTGCAAACTTACTACAAAGAGCCTTACTCTAAAAATGGTATTTTAAATTTCAAAAACATCTATGAAAAAGCACGCCAGTTAATCAAAGAATTTGACGTACGGACACCTGATGAATATACAAAAGCGAGAGCGCTTTCCGGTGGTAACCAACAAAAAGCCATTATCGGCCGAGAGGTGGATCGCAATCCAGACTTACTAATTGCCGCCCAGCCCACACGTGGTTTAGACGTAGGGGCGATTGAATTTATACACAAACGACTCATTGAACAGCGAGATCAAGGAAAAGCCGTTCTTCTTGTGTCGTTTGAACTGGATGAAATTATGAATGTAAGTGACCGTATTGCCGTCATCTATGAAGGAAAAATTGTAGCCATTGTCGATCCAAAAGAAACGGATGAACAAGAACTAGGATTATTGATGGCTGGTAGTAAACGTAAGGAAGAAGGTGTTTCTTCATGA
- a CDS encoding ABC transporter permease, with protein sequence MNGSRFSGIFIPVLAVFLGILVGSIVMLVSGFNPIAGYSALLYGAFGDSYYIGETIRQMTPYILAGLAVAFAFRTGLFNIGVEGQLIVGWLAAVWVGVSFELPKIIHLPLAILAAAAAGALWAFIPGFLKARFKVHEVIVTIMMNYIALHVTNAIIRSVLSDKGFKSETIYPTASLRSSFLESLTDYSTMHMGILIALLGAMIMWFLLEKTTKGYELRAVGFNQHASQYAGMNVNRNIMLAMVISGAFAGAAGAMEGLGTFENISVKGGFTGVGFDGIAVALLGGNTAIGVVLSALLFGALKVGALEMPSSADVPTELVDIIIALIIFFVASSYLIRLILTRLKKEGK encoded by the coding sequence ATGAATGGAAGTCGATTCTCAGGAATATTCATCCCTGTTTTAGCCGTATTTTTAGGAATTTTAGTAGGATCAATTGTGATGTTAGTGAGTGGCTTTAACCCGATTGCAGGTTATTCCGCTTTATTATATGGGGCGTTTGGGGATAGCTATTATATTGGTGAAACGATTCGGCAAATGACGCCTTATATTTTAGCTGGACTTGCGGTTGCGTTTGCGTTTCGCACCGGCTTATTTAACATTGGTGTCGAAGGACAATTAATTGTTGGTTGGTTAGCTGCTGTTTGGGTTGGTGTTTCGTTTGAATTACCGAAAATCATTCATCTTCCATTAGCGATTTTAGCAGCGGCAGCAGCCGGAGCACTTTGGGCCTTTATCCCTGGATTTTTAAAAGCCCGTTTTAAAGTGCATGAAGTAATCGTGACAATCATGATGAACTATATTGCTCTACATGTTACAAACGCCATTATTCGTTCCGTATTATCTGATAAAGGGTTTAAATCTGAAACAATTTATCCAACCGCATCTTTACGCTCGTCGTTTTTAGAGTCCCTAACGGATTATTCAACGATGCACATGGGTATTTTAATCGCCTTATTAGGTGCAATGATCATGTGGTTTTTATTAGAAAAAACCACAAAAGGATACGAGTTACGTGCGGTTGGTTTTAACCAACATGCGTCTCAATACGCAGGAATGAACGTTAATCGTAATATCATGTTAGCAATGGTTATTTCAGGTGCTTTTGCTGGTGCAGCTGGTGCAATGGAAGGGCTCGGAACCTTTGAAAACATCTCTGTTAAAGGTGGATTTACCGGCGTTGGATTCGATGGAATCGCTGTTGCCTTACTTGGTGGTAATACTGCCATTGGTGTCGTGTTGTCTGCGTTATTGTTCGGTGCCTTAAAAGTTGGTGCACTCGAAATGCCGTCAAGTGCAGACGTTCCAACCGAACTGGTTGATATCATTATTGCACTGATTATTTTCTTCGTTGCGTCAAGTTACTTAATTCGTCTCATTTTAACTCGTTTGAAAAAGGAGGGAAAATAA
- a CDS encoding ABC transporter permease, giving the protein MDILNALQIIVPSAIFFAAPLIFTALGGVFSERSGVVNIGLEGLMVIGAFVGIVFNLTFADQLGSLTPWIAMIAAMMIGAIFSLMHAVASISFRADQVVSGVALNFLAIGLTLFLVKLIYGKGQTDQIQVYFNKIDIPLLSDIPLIGPLFFSNGYIPSYIAIGLAFVVWFVIYKTPFGLRLRSVGEHPMAADTMGINVTRMRYVAVMLSGALAGVGGAVYATIISRDFTHATISGQGFMALAAMIFGKWHPLGAMGAALFFGFAQSLSIVGQSVPFLQDVPTVYLLIAPYVLTILALTGFIGRADAPKALGVPYIKGKR; this is encoded by the coding sequence GTGGACATTTTAAATGCTTTACAAATTATCGTTCCATCAGCAATCTTTTTCGCAGCTCCACTTATTTTCACTGCTCTTGGCGGTGTATTTAGTGAACGATCTGGTGTAGTAAACATTGGTTTAGAAGGATTAATGGTTATTGGTGCGTTTGTTGGGATTGTGTTTAACTTAACGTTTGCTGACCAACTTGGTAGTCTCACTCCGTGGATTGCCATGATAGCGGCAATGATGATTGGAGCTATTTTCTCATTAATGCATGCGGTAGCTTCCATTTCATTCCGTGCCGACCAAGTGGTTAGCGGTGTCGCCCTTAACTTCTTAGCCATTGGTTTAACGTTGTTTTTAGTCAAATTAATTTATGGAAAAGGGCAAACGGATCAAATTCAGGTTTATTTTAACAAAATTGATATCCCTCTATTAAGCGATATACCGCTAATCGGACCATTATTTTTCTCAAACGGATACATTCCTTCATACATTGCGATTGGATTAGCGTTTGTCGTATGGTTTGTCATATACAAAACTCCATTTGGATTACGTTTACGTTCTGTTGGTGAACATCCGATGGCGGCTGATACGATGGGGATCAATGTGACAAGAATGCGTTACGTCGCTGTAATGCTTAGTGGAGCTTTAGCCGGTGTTGGTGGTGCGGTATATGCAACGATTATCTCCCGTGACTTTACTCATGCAACGATTTCCGGACAAGGATTCATGGCGCTAGCGGCGATGATTTTTGGAAAATGGCATCCACTCGGCGCGATGGGCGCAGCATTATTCTTCGGATTTGCTCAAAGTTTAAGTATCGTTGGACAATCGGTTCCGTTCTTACAAGACGTTCCAACCGTCTACTTGTTAATTGCTCCATATGTGTTAACGATTTTAGCGTTGACAGGATTCATTGGCCGTGCAGACGCTCCGAAAGCATTAGGGGTTCCATACATTAAAGGAAAACGATAA
- a CDS encoding YjbQ family protein, translating into MKKGGIFVLKQFHITTKKRDEMVEITDIVRGYLQSLNVQDGAVIVYCPHTTAGITINENADPDVKRDMMNRWNDLIVWNHPEDRHFEGNTAAHMKASYVGASQHVIVSNGDLLLGTWQGIYFCEFDGPRNRTFYVKVLK; encoded by the coding sequence ATGAAAAAAGGAGGAATTTTTGTGTTAAAACAATTCCACATCACCACGAAAAAGAGAGATGAAATGGTAGAAATTACGGATATCGTTAGAGGCTACCTTCAATCGTTAAATGTTCAAGACGGCGCGGTCATTGTCTATTGTCCACATACAACGGCTGGCATTACGATAAATGAAAATGCCGATCCAGATGTAAAAAGAGATATGATGAATCGGTGGAATGATCTGATTGTGTGGAATCATCCGGAAGACAGGCACTTTGAAGGAAACACAGCGGCACATATGAAAGCAAGTTATGTCGGCGCCTCTCAACATGTCATTGTCTCAAATGGTGATTTATTACTAGGGACATGGCAAGGGATTTATTTTTGTGAATTTGATGGTCCACGAAATCGGACGTTTTATGTAAAAGTATTGAAATAA